Proteins encoded in a region of the Zea mays cultivar B73 chromosome 2, Zm-B73-REFERENCE-NAM-5.0, whole genome shotgun sequence genome:
- the LOC100194182 gene encoding nuclear transcription factor Y subunit A-3 isoform X2: MPVILREMEDHSVHPMSKSNHGSLSGNGYEMKHSGHKVCDRDSSSESDRSHQEASAASESSPNEHTSTQSDNDEDHGKDNQDTMKPVLSLGKEGSAFLAPKLHYSPSFACIPYTSDAYYSAVGVLTGYPPHAIVHPQQNDTTNTPGMLPVEPAEEPIYVNAKQYHAILRRRQTRAKLEAQNKMVKNRKPYLHESRHRHAMKRARGSGGRFLNTKQLQEQNQQYQASSGSLCSKIIANSIISQSGPTCTPSSGTAGASTAGQDRSCLPSVGFRPTTNFSDQGRGGLKLAVIGMQQRVSTIR; encoded by the exons ATGCCTGTGATTTTACGGGAAATGGAGGATCATTCTGTCCATCCCATGTCTAAGTCTAACCAT GGCTCCTTGTCAGGAAATGGTTATGAGATGAAACATTCAGGCCATAAAGTTTGCGATAGGGATTCATCATCGGAGTCTGATCGGTCTCACCAAGAAGCATCAGCAGCAAGTGAAAGCAGTCCAAATGAACACACATCAACTCAATCAG ACAATGATGAAGATCATGGGAAAGATAATCAGGACACAATGAAGCCAGTATTGTCCTTGGGGAAGGAAGGCTCTGCCTTTTTGGCCCCAAAATTACATTACAGCCCATCTTTT GCTTGTATTCCTTATACTTCTGATGCTTATTATAGTGCGGTTGGGGTCTTGACAGGATATCCTCCACATGCCATT GTCCATCCCCAGCAAAATGATACAACGAACACTCCGGGTATGTTACCTGTGGAACCTGCAGAAGAACCAATATATGTTAATGCAAAACAATACCATGCAATCCTTAGGAGGAGGCAAACACGTGCTAAATTGGAGGCCCAGAACAAGATGGTGAAAAATCGGAAG CCATATCTTCATGAGTCCCGACATCGTCATGCCATGAAACGGGCTCGTGGATCAGGAGGACGGTTCCTCAACACAAAGCAGCTCCAGGAGCAGAACCAGCAGTATCAGGCATCGAGTGGTTCATTGTGCTCAAAGATCATTGCCAACAGCATAATCTCCCAAAGTGGCCCCACCTGCACGCCCTCTTCTGGCACTGCAGGTGCTTCAACAGCCGGCCAGGACCGCAGCTGCTTGCCCTCAGTTGGCTTCCGCCCCACGACAAACTTCAGTGACCAAGGTCGAGGAGGCTTGAAGCTGGCCGTGATCGGCATGCAGCAGCGTGTTTCCACCATAAGGTGA
- the LOC100194182 gene encoding nuclear transcription factor Y subunit A-3 isoform X1: MPVILREMEDHSVHPMSKSNHGSLSGNGYEMKHSGHKVCDRDSSSESDRSHQEASAASESSPNEHTSTQSDNDEDHGKDNQDTMKPVLSLGKEGSAFLAPKLHYSPSFACIPYTSDAYYSAVGVLTGYPPHAIVCSLLIFQFLSSWPHSVHPQQNDTTNTPGMLPVEPAEEPIYVNAKQYHAILRRRQTRAKLEAQNKMVKNRKPYLHESRHRHAMKRARGSGGRFLNTKQLQEQNQQYQASSGSLCSKIIANSIISQSGPTCTPSSGTAGASTAGQDRSCLPSVGFRPTTNFSDQGRGGLKLAVIGMQQRVSTIR, from the exons ATGCCTGTGATTTTACGGGAAATGGAGGATCATTCTGTCCATCCCATGTCTAAGTCTAACCAT GGCTCCTTGTCAGGAAATGGTTATGAGATGAAACATTCAGGCCATAAAGTTTGCGATAGGGATTCATCATCGGAGTCTGATCGGTCTCACCAAGAAGCATCAGCAGCAAGTGAAAGCAGTCCAAATGAACACACATCAACTCAATCAG ACAATGATGAAGATCATGGGAAAGATAATCAGGACACAATGAAGCCAGTATTGTCCTTGGGGAAGGAAGGCTCTGCCTTTTTGGCCCCAAAATTACATTACAGCCCATCTTTT GCTTGTATTCCTTATACTTCTGATGCTTATTATAGTGCGGTTGGGGTCTTGACAGGATATCCTCCACATGCCATTGTATGTTCACTCTTAATTTTTCAGTTTCTGTCTTCCTGGCCACATTct GTCCATCCCCAGCAAAATGATACAACGAACACTCCGGGTATGTTACCTGTGGAACCTGCAGAAGAACCAATATATGTTAATGCAAAACAATACCATGCAATCCTTAGGAGGAGGCAAACACGTGCTAAATTGGAGGCCCAGAACAAGATGGTGAAAAATCGGAAG CCATATCTTCATGAGTCCCGACATCGTCATGCCATGAAACGGGCTCGTGGATCAGGAGGACGGTTCCTCAACACAAAGCAGCTCCAGGAGCAGAACCAGCAGTATCAGGCATCGAGTGGTTCATTGTGCTCAAAGATCATTGCCAACAGCATAATCTCCCAAAGTGGCCCCACCTGCACGCCCTCTTCTGGCACTGCAGGTGCTTCAACAGCCGGCCAGGACCGCAGCTGCTTGCCCTCAGTTGGCTTCCGCCCCACGACAAACTTCAGTGACCAAGGTCGAGGAGGCTTGAAGCTGGCCGTGATCGGCATGCAGCAGCGTGTTTCCACCATAAGGTGA